The genomic DNA TTACTCGAATTTGAACTTTCGCTCAAGGTTCTTGAACAACACGGTAAGCAATAAAATCATGAGCAAGTAAACAACCCCCGCAACGATGAACGGAACGATGGTGAAATCGCGGTTCACCGCCGTATAGGCGAAGTGTAGCAATTCGGGAACGGATACCGCATAGAGCAAGGCTGTATCCTTGACGAGCGTAATCGATTCATTGGATACCGCAGGCAGTGCCACCCGGAACATTTGCGGCATAATAATCCGCGTTAATGTCTGCCAGCGGCTCAATCCCAGCACCTGGGCGGCTTCGTATTGCCCTTTATCCACAGCAAGCAGGCCTCCGCGGAAAATCTCCGCGAAATAAGCGGCGTAGTTGAGAATAAAAGCAAGCCCAGCCGCCGCAAAACGGTCCAGCACGAGATATTCGCCAATAACCGGGAGCATCGGCAGACCGAAGCAGAAGAACAACAGCTGCAGCAAGAGCGGCGTTCCACGCATGACGTAAACATAACCGTGAGCCAGCCAGCTAACCGGCTTCACACGGCTGTTCATCATTAACGTAACAAGGAAGCCCAGCGGAATCGAGAGCAGGATAACCAGCAAAAACAGCAAAATCGTCGTTTTGGCCCCCTGCAGCATCGGTATCGTGATGTCCCATAGGTAACTTATACTCATATCATTCGTCTCCCCAAAAACAAAAACCGGATAACTAGCGATCCGGTTATCGTATGATGACTTTTCTCAATCCAACGTTATTTCAAAACCTTGTCTTCGCCAAACCATTTCGTCGAAATTTCAGCGGCTTTGCCGTTGGCGTTCAGCGTATCGATCGCTTGCTGCAGCTTCTCCAGCAAGGCTTCGTTGCCTTTCTTGACGCCTATGCCATATTGTTCTGGAGCAAGGGTCTCCTCAACCAGTCTAAAAGTTCCCTCATCCTTGGACATGTAGTATCTGGCCACAACTTCGTCAATGATTACCGCATCAAGGCGCTTTGTCTTCAAATCCGTAAGAGCCAGCACGTTATCCGCGAACTCGGTAACACTCTTCACTTCGGAGTGGATCGGATTGGCATTCAGCGCGTCCGCCGCCGAGGACAAAGATTGCAGACCTACATTCTTTCCAGCCAAATCCTTGATGGAATGAATATCAGAATCTGCTAGCGTGATAATGATCTGGCTGTTCTCCAAATAAGGCTTCGTGAACAGGACTTTGCCTTTGCGCTCCTCGGTGATCGTATAGCCGTTCCAGATCAGATCGATCCGCCCGCTGTTCAGCTCGGATTCCTTCGCTTTCCAGTCAATGGGCTGGAAGGTGACTTCCATGCCCATTTCTTCGCCAACAGCCTTCGCAAAATCAATGTCAAAGCCGACCAGTTCGTTCTTCTCGTCCCGGAATCCCATCGGCGCGAATTTATCGTCTACTCCGATAACCAGCTTGCTCTCACCTTTGGCTCCGCTGCTACTGCTGCTGGTACCGGCACACCCTGCTAACGTAACCATCAATATCGATATAATTACCCCTAGTATAACCCATCTATTTCTCTTCATGTTGACCCTCCCCATCTATTCCGTACAACCGAAACGCTTTAGTTCGTTAATACGTTATCAAGGTTATATCATAACATATCACCCTGAAAGAGTCGAGGGAAATGATAGTCTGTCATAAATTTCCATAGTAGAAGTTTTCTTGTTATTCGGGGGTTGAAATACCGGTAACAAACGCATTCAGCTTCTTATATATATCCACGATTTCAGACATCGGCATTCGTACCAGGCCGCTGGAGGAAGGGGCAACGAATTCATGAATTCCTTCCACGACGGGATTCTCCTGAAATCCCCACTCCACTTGGGATTTACAGCTGTATTCTGTATAGACTCCCTTGCCGACGAAGCACGCCACGTTCGGACGGTATTTCTCCAGCTTCGCCCGCAATATTTTCCGGCCCTCCGCATATTCTTCCCGGGTAATATCCTCCGCTCCTCTCGTCGGACGGGCCACTATGTTCGTGAAACCGTATCCGATCTTTAACAGTTCGCCGTCCTCTGAGGCCTGATACAGCCTTGGCGTTAGACCGGAGCTATGCAGAATGCGCCAGAAGTTGTTGCGCGGATTGGCGTAATGGTGGCCAACCTGACCGGAACGGATGCTGGGATTGAAGCCGATGAACACGATGCTTAACCCGAAATCCAAATGATCCGCAATTTCCTTCAGCTCTGTGGATTCATTTCCTTCGCGCATGACTTCAGCCTCCTTCTTTGGTTGATTGTCTATAGTTCATACAAGCCTCTTGCTGTCCCTGCCACATATTCTGATTAATCAGACATGGCCTCTCCCCTGTCCTTAGGCTGCCCAGTTACTCTTCTAAGCCATTCTGGAATCCAGAAGAACAACGCATACATCACTATAAACATCGTGAGGGCAATGATCTCCTCCGCTAGCAGGTAATAAGGGTAAGGCCCGAACAGGTCTAGAATGGATGGCGTGCTCGGCTTGCTGCGCAGGAACATGTAATTCGCGTCAATCGCAACATTGAGGGTACCGACCGCCAATGCCAGTACATTGAGAAACAGCATAGCCCAGCCGATGGACCTCCACGTTGGCCTGTATTGCTCGATCCATGTCATATAGAGAGAAGCAAGAATGATCGCTCCGTGCGCAATAAAAAAATGAAAAAAACGAAAATGTGGATAACCGAAATCGAGGCTAGGCGTTAGCCAGGCTTGCAGCGCCCCGCCAATGCCGGCGAAGAACAAAATCTGATACAGCAGCCGGCTTCCGGTCAGCAGCATCACGATCGACAGCAGCAGCGACACGCTGCACAGCTCAAGCGGCAGGGTATCCTTAATATCCCATTGTCCTGCGAGCACATACCACAGGTTCAGGGCAATCTCGGTCAATACCAGCACGCCAAGCAACCCGTAGCGTATGACTTTCACCGCCAGCACGCTGGAACGAATTCGGCCCCTGCACGCAAACAGCGCGACAATCAGCAATAGGAGCAGCCCTAAGACTACCCAATGCGATGGGGAATACACCGCGAAATCTGGGGTAGCCTCGACTCGAAAAAAACCGGACACATCCATCAACATTTTCCTTTCCTTCATTTTTCAGGTGTTTGATGTTAATGTCTATAATATGAACCGGAACAATTGACCGGTCAAGTGTATATCCAAGGATTTTTCTATTAGGTATTTTCCGCTGCGAGAGTGTAATTGCAATTATATCAAAGTCCTATTGACATTGTCGGATAAAGCCCCGAACATAGTGATTAGAGGAAAAAATTACTGGTTTATATCGTTGGAGGTTATAGTGTTGAACGAGAAAAATCCCCGCCTGATTCAATCCGTGAAACGGGCGCTTGATATTGTGAATTGCTTCGATTCGCTGCATACCCAGCTGTCGCTCACCGAAATCAGCGAGAAGCTGAATTTGAACATAAGTACCGTGTACGGTCTTATCAATACGTTATGTGCATACTCCTATATCGATAAAAATCCGAACAACGGCAAATACCGGCTCGGCCTCGAGTTTCTATTAAAGGCCAATTTGGTGTCGCAGAGCCTCGATCTCAAAGAGATTGGCCATCCGTATCTTACCGAACTGACCAAGAAATTTCACGAGACTTCCCATCTTTACGTCTATCAACATGGTCAGATTTTCTGCGTAGACAAGGTGGAATCACCGAATAACTATTTCATCATTAGCTCGCGGGCAGGCAGCAAGCTGCCGATGCACGCCTCCGCTTCGGGTAAAATATTCTTAGCCCATATGCCGGAGCTCGAGCTGCAAAGCTTTTTGCAAAATTACAAATTAACCAGACTGACCGAGAAGACAATAACCGATAAAAAGAAGCTCCTGAATAACCTGCAGCAAATCCGGGAGCAGGGGTACAGCATAGAGGACGAGGAAATTGAGGCGGGGGCCTACAGCATCGCCGCACCCGTAAAGGATGCCGCCGGACAAACGGTTGGCACGATCAGCATCATCGGCTCGCTGTCCCGAATCAAAGAGAACGAAAAGCAAGTTCTCGCGGAGTTGTTGGCAGCAGCGAGAGCGATCTCCAGCCAGTTCGGCTACCCGGTCAAACCCGTTTAAAGCGAAGTAAGGCTCATCTTTGCGCTATTGACGCTGGTCGTTACCATCGTTGTAGCGCTTATTAGCCAAAACGCAAAGAAATAGACCGTCCTTGATAGGGTGACGGTCTATTTCTGTAACTCATCCAGCCAACCGCTCTTATAGCAGAAGTAGTTCAGAGCCTTCCTAAACTGCTTGAACCTTAGCTTTTGTTCGCCAGCTCCAGCAAAGTATGATACAGCACTTCCGTTCCCGCCGCGCAGTCCTCGGGAGAGCTCCATTCCTCGGGATTATGGCTGATGCCGCCACGGGAACGCACAAAAATCATGCCCAGCGGCCACAGGGAGCTGAACTGCATTCCATCATGACCGGCGCCGCTCACCAATCGCGGCAGATCTGACAATCCAGCGAGCTTGCCGGCCTGAGCTACGGCTTCCTGCACCGCAGGAGAACTGGGAGCCGGAGCGACCCGCTGCAGCAGCTCGATCCGCAGCTCGATCCCCAGCTTCTCGCATACCTGCTGGCTATAAGCGTGTATGCTTGCCTCCAGCCGGTCCCGCTCGGCTTCATCGATGTCCCGCAAATCGAGCGAGAATTGGACCTCGCCCGGTATGACGTTTACTCCGCCCGGCAGAGTCCGGAGCTTCCCTATCGTGGCCACTGCGTTCTCGTATTTTTTCGCTTCCGCGTAAATGTAGTTTAGGATCTCCGCGGCTGCCTGCAGCGGATCTCGCCGCAGATGCATCGGGGTCGCCCCGGCATGGCCTGCCTGACCGATCAGGGTGAACTGCTGCCAAAGCGGACCGGCAATGCCTGTCACGAGGCCTACCGGCTCATCCAGATTCTCCAGCACCCGGCCCTGCTCAATATGCAGTTCTACATAAGCCTGCACTTCGTGCGGCGGCTTTGCTGCTTCCCCTACGCGCTCAGGCGCAAGACCTGCCGAGCGCATCGCTTCGGCAATCGCTATGCCCTGTTCATCCCGCTGCTCCAAGTCCTCCTGCCGCAGCGTCCCAGCCACGGCCCGGCTGCCAATCATCCCGAACCCAAATCTGGAGCCCTCCTCATCCGTAAAAGCGATGACTTCGATCGGGTGGACGTTCCGGATTTCCAGCTCATTCATGCGCTGCAGCGCTTCGATCGCCGAGAGCACGCCGAGCGCCCCATCGAACATCCCGCCATCGGGAACCGTATCGATATGGGACCCTGTCAGGACTACGGAGGCGGCGGGATTCGTCCCTTCCCGGCGGCCGATGATGTTCCCGGCCGCATCCTCGCGTACGGCTAGCTCGGCCTCCTTCATATAAGCGATAACGAGGTCCTTCGCACGGGATTCATCGCGGGTAAAAGAATAGCGGGTGACTCCCCCGCTAGACTGTTTTCCGATTTCCCCCAGCTCCATCAGTCTCGCCCACAGGCGATCTTTATTGATTTCCATTCTCCTCACCCCCAGGCTCCTTCTCCGATGATTTCATCTGGAACCTGAAATGGCAGTGTCCGTCTTTAAGCAAATATTTATCGTGCACGACTTCGAAATTAGGGTTGTAGCCCTTCGCGATGGCCGGGTCGATCATCTGGCAGTAGAGGATGCCGTACTCCTCCATGCCGTCTTTTTTCCACTGATCCCCGAACGCGCATCTCGTGAAGTTCTGCTCGATTTCCACCGGATGATATTCCGTTTCATATTCGAACAGATCGCTGCGTCCCATATCATAATTCGGCAAATAGCTGTGAATATCATTCGGCTGTCCGGCAGCTGCGGCACGGCGGGCAATATCCCGGCCACGCTCCTCGCCAAACGTGCGTACTCCCTCGCGGATCGCGTCCTTCCCTTCTTCTCCGAAACGGTCAACGACCGCTTTGGAGAGATGGGCAAACAATTTCGCCATGATCGTATAAGGTGATACCGGCTCCAGGCTTTCGTCATGATTCAGCTTTTGCTGGGATTCCTCTTGTAGTTTGTCCTGTTTTTCTCGGCTCATCTTCAGACGCCTCCTTGATTAATCTATCTGTGCTGGCTTCAACACTAAAATCATTGCAATATGATCTAACTACAAAAATTGACTATTAAAATGAGTGTAGATTTAGTAACCTATAGTCTCATAGTTGATTTTATATTAGTTGTGTCGAACACAAGCTGGAATTCATGTATCTAATTATTCTCTATACGAATGAGTCAGGGGATTAGATGGATTTCATGCACCTAAAATCAAGAATCCTGCCCATAATTGGCCATTCCCCTTTCTCTAAGGACATGAAATCCATTTAAATTTACTTTTCCTTCTTTATCGCAGAAACTAACTACTATTAATCCATTTAAAAAATTTGAACTCTGTCTATTTTCGCTGCTAGCCGATGCCCAAATAGACGGATTTGACCACGTCGTTATTCCGTAACTCCGCAGCATCGCCTTCCACGACGATGCTGCCCGTTTCCATCACATAGCCGCGATGGGCGGTCGCAAGCGCCATGGTAGCATTCTGCTCCACCAGCAATATGGATACGCCTTCCTCGTTCACCTTGCGGATCGCCGCGAAGATTTCCTTCACGATCAGCGGCGCAAGGCCCATCGAAGGCTCATCCAGCAGCAGCAGCTTCGGCCTGGCCATTAGAGCGCGGGCGATGGCCAACATCTGCTGCTCCCCACCGCTCATCGTCCCGGCGAGCTGCTTCTTGCGCTCCTCCAGCCGGGGAAATAACTCGAACATGCCCTGAATATCTGCGGCAATCCCCGTTTTGTCGTTCCGAACATAGGCGCCGAGCTTTAGATTTTCCAGCACGGTCAAATCGGGGAATACCCCCCGTCCTTCAGGAACCTGTGAGATGCCCCGCTCCACGATCTGATGGGGCTCCAGCTTCGTGATCTCCTGTCCCTCGAAGCGAATCTGTCCCTGAATGCTCTTATTCAGGCCAGAAATGCTGCGCAGTGCCGAAGTTTTCCCCGAGCCGTTCGTCCCGATCAAGGCCACGATTTCTCCTGGCCGAATATGCAGATTCATTTGTTTTACGGCCGCGATTACACCGTAATTTACGCTTAGATCTTTTATTTCCAAAATAGCTTGGCTGCCGCTTGTCAAAGCTCCTCGACCTCCCCGCCCAAATAGGCCTGAATGACATCAGGGTTGTTCTGTATCTCCTCCGCGCTGCCCTCGGCGATCTTCTGACCGTAATTCAGGACCACGATGCGGTCGGAAATATCCATGATCATGCCGATGTCGTGTTCGATCAAAATGATCTCGATGTTGAATTCCTTGGAGAGCTGCCGGATTTTCTTCACGAGCTCGGCTTTTTCCGCTGCGTTCATTCCCGCCGCCGGTTCATCCAGCAGCAGAATCTCGCAGCCCGTAGCCAGCGCCCTTGCAATTTCAAGCAGCCGCTGCTCTCCGTACGGCAGGCTTCCGGCTAAGACGTCCAACTTATGAGCCAGCCCTACGACTTCCAGTTTCTGAGTACATTCCGCAACGATGGCAGCACGCCGCTTAGCCGTAGAACTCCGGGCAAAAATCGATTGCAGCAGGCCTTCCCCGTTGCACTCCGCATGCGCGACAAGCACATTTTCCAGCACCGTCATATTTTTCAGCAATCGTGTATTCTGAAAGGTTCGGGCAATCCCCAGGCCAACCCGCTTGAACGGCTTCAGCTTGTTGATGACCCGGCTCTTGTAAATGATCCTGCCGGAGGTCGGCTGATAGATGCCCGTCAGCAGGTTGAACAGCGTTGTTTTCCCTGCCCCGTTTGGTCCAATGATCGACAGAATCTCGCCCCGGCGTACCGTCATATCCACGTTATTCAATGCAACCAGCCCGCCGAATTTCACCGACACCTTCTCCAGCTCCAGTACGTTCTCCATCACTTGCCCTCACCTTTCCGCACCATGCCGTAGAAATTATACTTGCGGTGCTTCTCTCCCCAGAACCCGGTCGGCTTAAAGATCATCATCAGGACGATCGCGAGTCCAAGCAGCATCATTCTATAGTCGCTCATATACCGCAGCAGTTCAGGAGCGAGTACGAGAATGACCGCGCCGAGCACGGAGCCGGGCAGACTGGCTGATCCTCCCAGGATCACCATCGCCAGTATATTGACCGAATCCAAGTAACGGAAGGCGTCAGGGCTGACGAAGGAAATATAGGAAGCCCAGAACGCTCCGGCGATACCGGCGAAAAACGCTCCTACTGTAAAAGCGAGCAGCTTGTATTTATTCGGACGAATTCCAATCGATTGCGCCAGCGTCTCATCCTCGCGCAGGGTCATTAGGCTGAGGCCTACGCCGGAATGAACGATACGGTGAATGACGAAAAAGGTCAGCAGCGCAAGCGCCAGAATCAAATAATAAAACTCCGTTTTGCCGCTAAAGGTGTAGCCGAACAAAGTCGGCGCAGGAATCCCCGGCAAGCCCATAGGCCCGCGCGTCACATCCACCCAATTGACGAAGATGAGCCGCACGATTTCTCCAAAGCCGAGCGTTACGATCCCGAGATAGTCCCCCCTCAGGCGAATGACCGGAGTTCCCAGCAAAAAGCCGAAAAATCCTGCAATCACAGCGGCGGCA from Paenibacillus woosongensis includes the following:
- a CDS encoding amino acid ABC transporter permease, with the protein product MSISYLWDITIPMLQGAKTTILLFLLVILLSIPLGFLVTLMMNSRVKPVSWLAHGYVYVMRGTPLLLQLLFFCFGLPMLPVIGEYLVLDRFAAAGLAFILNYAAYFAEIFRGGLLAVDKGQYEAAQVLGLSRWQTLTRIIMPQMFRVALPAVSNESITLVKDTALLYAVSVPELLHFAYTAVNRDFTIVPFIVAGVVYLLMILLLTVLFKNLERKFKFE
- a CDS encoding amino acid ABC transporter substrate-binding protein, whose amino-acid sequence is MKRNRWVILGVIISILMVTLAGCAGTSSSSSGAKGESKLVIGVDDKFAPMGFRDEKNELVGFDIDFAKAVGEEMGMEVTFQPIDWKAKESELNSGRIDLIWNGYTITEERKGKVLFTKPYLENSQIIITLADSDIHSIKDLAGKNVGLQSLSSAADALNANPIHSEVKSVTEFADNVLALTDLKTKRLDAVIIDEVVARYYMSKDEGTFRLVEETLAPEQYGIGVKKGNEALLEKLQQAIDTLNANGKAAEISTKWFGEDKVLK
- a CDS encoding mismatch-specific DNA-glycosylase, with the protein product MREGNESTELKEIADHLDFGLSIVFIGFNPSIRSGQVGHHYANPRNNFWRILHSSGLTPRLYQASEDGELLKIGYGFTNIVARPTRGAEDITREEYAEGRKILRAKLEKYRPNVACFVGKGVYTEYSCKSQVEWGFQENPVVEGIHEFVAPSSSGLVRMPMSEIVDIYKKLNAFVTGISTPE
- a CDS encoding TIGR02206 family membrane protein, with the protein product MDVSGFFRVEATPDFAVYSPSHWVVLGLLLLLIVALFACRGRIRSSVLAVKVIRYGLLGVLVLTEIALNLWYVLAGQWDIKDTLPLELCSVSLLLSIVMLLTGSRLLYQILFFAGIGGALQAWLTPSLDFGYPHFRFFHFFIAHGAIILASLYMTWIEQYRPTWRSIGWAMLFLNVLALAVGTLNVAIDANYMFLRSKPSTPSILDLFGPYPYYLLAEEIIALTMFIVMYALFFWIPEWLRRVTGQPKDRGEAMSD
- a CDS encoding IclR family transcriptional regulator, producing the protein MLNEKNPRLIQSVKRALDIVNCFDSLHTQLSLTEISEKLNLNISTVYGLINTLCAYSYIDKNPNNGKYRLGLEFLLKANLVSQSLDLKEIGHPYLTELTKKFHETSHLYVYQHGQIFCVDKVESPNNYFIISSRAGSKLPMHASASGKIFLAHMPELELQSFLQNYKLTRLTEKTITDKKKLLNNLQQIREQGYSIEDEEIEAGAYSIAAPVKDAAGQTVGTISIIGSLSRIKENEKQVLAELLAAARAISSQFGYPVKPV
- a CDS encoding Zn-dependent hydrolase; the protein is MEINKDRLWARLMELGEIGKQSSGGVTRYSFTRDESRAKDLVIAYMKEAELAVREDAAGNIIGRREGTNPAASVVLTGSHIDTVPDGGMFDGALGVLSAIEALQRMNELEIRNVHPIEVIAFTDEEGSRFGFGMIGSRAVAGTLRQEDLEQRDEQGIAIAEAMRSAGLAPERVGEAAKPPHEVQAYVELHIEQGRVLENLDEPVGLVTGIAGPLWQQFTLIGQAGHAGATPMHLRRDPLQAAAEILNYIYAEAKKYENAVATIGKLRTLPGGVNVIPGEVQFSLDLRDIDEAERDRLEASIHAYSQQVCEKLGIELRIELLQRVAPAPSSPAVQEAVAQAGKLAGLSDLPRLVSGAGHDGMQFSSLWPLGMIFVRSRGGISHNPEEWSSPEDCAAGTEVLYHTLLELANKS
- a CDS encoding L-2-amino-thiazoline-4-carboxylic acid hydrolase gives rise to the protein MSREKQDKLQEESQQKLNHDESLEPVSPYTIMAKLFAHLSKAVVDRFGEEGKDAIREGVRTFGEERGRDIARRAAAAGQPNDIHSYLPNYDMGRSDLFEYETEYHPVEIEQNFTRCAFGDQWKKDGMEEYGILYCQMIDPAIAKGYNPNFEVVHDKYLLKDGHCHFRFQMKSSEKEPGGEENGNQ
- a CDS encoding ABC transporter ATP-binding protein, producing the protein MLEIKDLSVNYGVIAAVKQMNLHIRPGEIVALIGTNGSGKTSALRSISGLNKSIQGQIRFEGQEITKLEPHQIVERGISQVPEGRGVFPDLTVLENLKLGAYVRNDKTGIAADIQGMFELFPRLEERKKQLAGTMSGGEQQMLAIARALMARPKLLLLDEPSMGLAPLIVKEIFAAIRKVNEEGVSILLVEQNATMALATAHRGYVMETGSIVVEGDAAELRNNDVVKSVYLGIG
- a CDS encoding ABC transporter ATP-binding protein, which gives rise to MENVLELEKVSVKFGGLVALNNVDMTVRRGEILSIIGPNGAGKTTLFNLLTGIYQPTSGRIIYKSRVINKLKPFKRVGLGIARTFQNTRLLKNMTVLENVLVAHAECNGEGLLQSIFARSSTAKRRAAIVAECTQKLEVVGLAHKLDVLAGSLPYGEQRLLEIARALATGCEILLLDEPAAGMNAAEKAELVKKIRQLSKEFNIEIILIEHDIGMIMDISDRIVVLNYGQKIAEGSAEEIQNNPDVIQAYLGGEVEEL
- a CDS encoding branched-chain amino acid ABC transporter permease encodes the protein MSLRKTTAVGAAAAVLIVLPLVLQQVNDYWMHIVIMIGIFSILSMSLNVIIGYAGQFALGHAAFYGIGAYSAALLMIHFQVSFWIALPAAAVIAGFFGFLLGTPVIRLRGDYLGIVTLGFGEIVRLIFVNWVDVTRGPMGLPGIPAPTLFGYTFSGKTEFYYLILALALLTFFVIHRIVHSGVGLSLMTLREDETLAQSIGIRPNKYKLLAFTVGAFFAGIAGAFWASYISFVSPDAFRYLDSVNILAMVILGGSASLPGSVLGAVILVLAPELLRYMSDYRMMLLGLAIVLMMIFKPTGFWGEKHRKYNFYGMVRKGEGK